In the Leifsonia sp. 466MF genome, one interval contains:
- a CDS encoding GAF domain-containing protein, protein MSRRVPGSWKRFGLTVLRVFVLGVVVAGGFVFEARKDAGGDIWPGFAWAWFFALLGGVLIIAGIAAQVLWGWRVDLTEARNTHDAANFQVAMKDALKPVLAKVSEMPDMPVGEREAHLKVVADAAAWALSTLLLRHVDSARTGVYGMSANGDALRVVGYGGRGERPGEFLAGRTAADLALQRVKNGEILIIDDRTVEGPPGWDRETAEWLSFVSIPIVSNDGYSFGMLNVDSPSARQFGDIEKQIVSVVAEILAIAFALTYPLSGRS, encoded by the coding sequence ATGTCAAGACGGGTACCGGGGAGCTGGAAGCGATTTGGCTTGACCGTGCTTCGCGTTTTTGTTCTCGGGGTGGTTGTCGCTGGCGGTTTCGTTTTCGAGGCTCGTAAGGATGCTGGTGGCGACATCTGGCCCGGGTTCGCTTGGGCATGGTTCTTCGCCCTACTTGGCGGGGTCTTGATCATCGCTGGCATCGCCGCCCAAGTCCTGTGGGGGTGGCGCGTAGATCTGACTGAGGCTCGAAATACTCACGACGCGGCGAACTTCCAGGTAGCAATGAAAGATGCTTTGAAACCAGTGCTCGCGAAGGTTTCGGAGATGCCCGATATGCCGGTAGGCGAGCGTGAGGCTCACCTTAAGGTTGTTGCTGACGCTGCGGCATGGGCGCTTTCAACACTTCTCCTTCGACACGTCGATTCGGCACGAACCGGAGTCTATGGAATGTCCGCGAACGGCGATGCGCTCCGTGTCGTTGGCTACGGGGGGCGCGGTGAGCGTCCTGGAGAGTTTCTTGCTGGCAGAACCGCGGCGGACCTGGCACTTCAACGAGTCAAGAACGGTGAGATCCTCATCATCGACGATCGGACGGTTGAGGGGCCGCCTGGCTGGGACCGCGAAACTGCGGAGTGGCTCTCCTTTGTGTCGATTCCTATCGTCAGTAACGACGGTTACTCATTCGGGATGCTCAACGTAGACTCGCCGAGTGCACGTCAGTTCGGTGACATCGAGAAGCAGATCGTGTCGGTGGTCGCCGAGATACTTGCCATTGCCTTCGCTCTTACGTATCCGCTCAGCGGCAGATCTTAG
- a CDS encoding nucleoside hydrolase produces the protein MHRLIIETDLFSDVDDVGALAIAHALADDGRCEILTVGVNTPSVYGVPAALAVNGFFGRPGIPVGRFPLQDESVSEPDYARFITENYVVPPAEDAELAVTVHRRALAEAAAASVTVVSIGFFGNLRDLIESPPDDISDLDGRSLVAGAVTRLIVMGGRFPEGHEFNIAHDPVAAAFVLSQWPTPVEFVGWETGFEVVTGRGPSRDSEHNLVGAAYRRFSGEDSGRASWDLIAMHYAVVSDPDLYVLSPRGRLTVEQDGWTRFVTDDLGPHRHISLAAEPARVGDALDALLERSTRARRLPTRTPA, from the coding sequence ATGCACCGCCTCATCATCGAGACCGACCTGTTCAGCGACGTGGACGACGTCGGTGCCCTGGCCATTGCGCACGCTCTCGCCGACGATGGCCGGTGCGAGATCCTTACCGTCGGCGTCAACACGCCGAGCGTCTACGGCGTCCCTGCCGCACTCGCCGTCAACGGGTTCTTCGGGCGACCTGGCATCCCTGTCGGGCGCTTCCCCCTGCAGGACGAGTCCGTGTCCGAGCCCGACTATGCGAGGTTCATCACCGAGAACTACGTGGTTCCTCCGGCCGAGGACGCTGAGCTCGCCGTGACGGTTCACCGCCGCGCACTCGCCGAGGCGGCGGCCGCATCCGTGACCGTCGTATCGATCGGCTTCTTCGGCAACCTGCGCGACCTGATCGAGTCGCCGCCGGATGACATCTCCGACCTCGACGGCAGATCGCTGGTCGCGGGTGCGGTCACTCGGCTGATCGTCATGGGCGGCCGGTTCCCCGAGGGTCACGAGTTCAACATCGCCCACGACCCGGTCGCCGCGGCTTTCGTGCTCTCTCAGTGGCCGACACCGGTGGAATTCGTCGGCTGGGAGACCGGCTTCGAGGTCGTCACCGGCCGGGGCCCGTCTCGGGACAGCGAGCACAACCTCGTCGGCGCCGCCTACCGGAGATTTTCCGGAGAGGACTCCGGCCGCGCGAGCTGGGACCTCATCGCGATGCACTACGCCGTCGTCTCCGACCCGGACCTGTATGTGCTTTCGCCGCGGGGAAGGCTGACGGTGGAGCAGGACGGGTGGACCCGCTTCGTCACTGACGACCTCGGCCCCCACCGCCATATCTCGCTCGCCGCCGAACCGGCGCGGGTGGGCGACGCCCTCGATGCCCTGCTCGAGCGGTCCACCCGCGCGAGACGGCTCCCTACTCGAACACCGGCGTGA
- a CDS encoding NIPSNAP family protein: protein MITVHLRYEIDDSKLADFTEYGQRWIRLVNKLGGTHHGYFMPSEGDSDEAFALFTFPSLADYERYREASASDPECQEAFQFARDTGCIRRYERRFLTPVFE, encoded by the coding sequence GTGATCACCGTTCACCTGCGGTACGAGATCGACGACAGCAAGCTGGCGGACTTCACCGAGTACGGGCAGCGCTGGATCCGCCTCGTCAACAAGCTCGGCGGGACCCACCACGGGTACTTCATGCCCAGCGAAGGCGACAGCGACGAAGCCTTCGCCCTGTTCACCTTCCCGTCCCTGGCGGATTACGAGCGCTACCGCGAGGCGTCCGCATCGGACCCCGAGTGCCAGGAGGCCTTCCAGTTCGCCCGCGACACCGGGTGCATCCGACGGTACGAGCGCCGCTTCCTCACGCCGGTGTTCGAGTAG
- a CDS encoding acyl-CoA dehydrogenase family protein yields MPIDFTLSDEQLGLRLQAREFAETVLKGVESAIAPATDPLVRFRSLKPFYQQMVDAGFVSGLVPAENGGNRFSNLEFALACEELARVDVNVPSAILGTGLGLFPIIAAGTPEQRERFFAPFLDGSPALAAIAFTESAGGANFDHPDPRYGVQTFAVQDGDEWVINGSKAYTTNASGWDDGGADLISVVCRIDETKPPEESLAIIVVEKGTPGVEITGIIDTVGHRATNSPVVEFRDVRVPLSNLVGAPGDGLSLTKGSFSWTCSSIGAAAVGKMRAAFELAYDFVKTEKRSGSVPVIEHQNAGYMLADIKTRIEVGRYFAWKAADHFDKTGGLDRELSNMVKIYNSELSVQTVYDAMRLVGVDSYGDRSELGGIMQDVLCFPVYDGGNMGVRRRHLHELLRNPRYDHLAAGENRLSA; encoded by the coding sequence ATGCCCATCGATTTCACACTCTCCGACGAACAACTCGGTCTTCGTCTCCAGGCGCGCGAGTTCGCCGAGACCGTTCTGAAAGGCGTCGAGAGCGCTATTGCTCCGGCAACCGATCCCCTGGTCCGATTCCGCTCGCTCAAACCCTTCTACCAGCAGATGGTCGACGCAGGATTCGTCAGCGGTCTTGTCCCCGCCGAGAACGGCGGGAACCGCTTCAGCAACCTGGAGTTCGCACTCGCTTGTGAAGAACTGGCCAGGGTGGACGTCAACGTTCCATCGGCCATCCTCGGCACCGGTCTCGGACTGTTTCCGATTATCGCGGCAGGTACGCCCGAGCAGAGGGAGCGCTTCTTCGCCCCCTTCCTGGACGGCAGCCCGGCACTCGCCGCCATTGCCTTCACCGAGTCAGCGGGCGGCGCGAACTTCGATCACCCGGATCCCCGGTACGGAGTTCAGACCTTCGCCGTCCAGGATGGCGACGAATGGGTCATCAACGGCAGCAAGGCTTACACCACGAATGCCTCCGGGTGGGACGACGGGGGCGCGGACCTGATCAGCGTGGTGTGCCGGATCGACGAAACGAAGCCTCCGGAGGAGTCGCTGGCGATCATCGTGGTGGAGAAGGGGACGCCGGGAGTGGAGATCACCGGGATCATCGACACCGTCGGCCACCGCGCAACCAACTCACCGGTTGTGGAGTTCCGGGACGTGCGCGTGCCGCTCTCCAACCTGGTCGGCGCGCCCGGCGACGGTCTCAGCCTGACGAAAGGCTCCTTCTCCTGGACGTGCTCGAGCATCGGCGCGGCAGCCGTCGGCAAGATGCGTGCCGCCTTCGAGCTCGCGTACGACTTCGTCAAGACCGAAAAACGATCCGGAAGCGTGCCGGTAATCGAGCACCAGAACGCGGGCTACATGCTCGCCGACATCAAAACCCGGATCGAGGTGGGACGCTACTTCGCCTGGAAAGCTGCCGACCACTTCGATAAGACCGGAGGGCTCGATCGGGAGTTGTCGAACATGGTGAAGATCTACAACTCGGAGCTTTCGGTGCAGACCGTCTACGACGCGATGCGCTTGGTCGGCGTCGACTCGTACGGAGATCGCTCGGAGCTCGGTGGAATCATGCAGGATGTCCTCTGCTTCCCGGTCTACGACGGCGGCAATATGGGCGTCCGCCGGCGTCACCTGCACGAATTGCTTCGCAACCCCCGCTACGACCACCTGGCGGCGGGCGAGAACCGTCTCTCAGCCTAG
- a CDS encoding nucleoside deaminase, whose translation MSAADADGRVYTTDAEKLSVATAEARRGAGAGGIPIGAALFDSEGRLLGSGHNRRVQDGDASMHAETNAFRNAGRQRSYRDTVMVTTLSPCWYCSGLVRQFGIGRVIVGDDRNFLGGQDWLAEYGVEVTVVNNPELVAMMGAFIESNPELWNEDIGEE comes from the coding sequence GTGAGCGCCGCCGACGCGGATGGCCGCGTCTACACGACGGACGCCGAGAAACTCTCCGTCGCGACGGCGGAGGCGCGGCGCGGCGCGGGGGCCGGTGGCATCCCGATCGGCGCCGCGCTGTTCGACAGCGAGGGCAGACTGCTCGGCAGCGGTCACAACCGCCGGGTGCAGGACGGCGACGCCTCCATGCACGCCGAGACGAACGCCTTCCGCAACGCCGGACGCCAGCGCAGCTACCGCGACACGGTCATGGTCACCACCCTGTCGCCGTGCTGGTACTGCTCCGGCCTGGTCAGACAGTTCGGCATCGGCCGGGTGATCGTGGGCGACGACCGCAACTTCCTCGGCGGCCAGGACTGGCTGGCAGAGTACGGCGTGGAGGTCACGGTCGTCAACAATCCAGAGCTGGTCGCGATGATGGGTGCATTCATCGAGTCCAACCCCGAGCTGTGGAATGAGGACATCGGGGAGGAGTGA
- a CDS encoding helix-turn-helix domain-containing protein: protein MQRWNTTDRPASEQYAYWREVVCEAFTPLRPTARDSRDSWREAGLEGWVDSHAFGAVNGAEIGTCVQTMRHGDEEVARVSDGVVFINLMLRGRCLVSQGSQETMSGPGTFSIVDATRPFRLDYIDPWRTISFRVPSARIPGGITDDMIARPFSAGRGIGAVLADTMRSAWARAAELTDTQATTAGTAIAALVGVLAEAKPSDDFTGEPARDEALRSSIEHFVVRHLQYGDTSPGAIAHHFAISVRKLHQIYESAPLTFSQTVMHLRVEKCADDIVSMEGRTTLTSLAAKWGFSDLSHLNRAFRQHLGVAPRAVGPLIASGVRVTR, encoded by the coding sequence GTGCAACGGTGGAACACGACCGACCGACCCGCATCCGAGCAATACGCGTATTGGCGCGAAGTTGTATGCGAGGCCTTCACCCCACTTCGGCCGACGGCCCGAGATTCGCGGGACTCCTGGCGGGAGGCGGGCCTCGAGGGCTGGGTCGATTCTCACGCGTTCGGCGCCGTCAACGGGGCGGAGATCGGCACGTGCGTGCAGACTATGCGCCACGGAGACGAGGAGGTCGCGCGCGTCTCCGATGGGGTGGTGTTCATCAACTTGATGCTGCGCGGTCGCTGTCTGGTCAGCCAAGGGTCGCAGGAGACGATGTCGGGCCCCGGAACGTTCTCGATCGTCGATGCAACGCGCCCGTTCCGTCTCGACTACATCGACCCCTGGCGCACGATCTCGTTCCGCGTGCCATCCGCGCGGATCCCCGGCGGCATCACCGACGACATGATTGCGCGGCCCTTCTCGGCCGGGCGCGGGATCGGAGCGGTGCTCGCCGACACGATGCGCTCAGCATGGGCGCGGGCCGCGGAACTGACCGATACGCAGGCGACCACAGCGGGCACAGCGATCGCGGCGCTCGTCGGCGTGTTGGCTGAGGCGAAGCCGTCCGACGATTTCACGGGAGAGCCCGCTCGCGACGAGGCGCTACGCAGCAGCATCGAGCACTTCGTCGTACGGCATCTTCAATACGGCGACACCTCGCCTGGCGCGATCGCCCATCACTTCGCAATCTCCGTGCGGAAGCTCCATCAGATTTACGAGAGTGCGCCCCTCACATTCAGCCAAACCGTGATGCATCTGCGGGTGGAGAAGTGCGCCGATGACATCGTGTCCATGGAAGGTCGCACGACATTGACCTCTCTGGCAGCGAAGTGGGGATTCAGCGACCTCTCGCACCTCAATCGAGCATTCCGCCAACATCTCGGTGTTGCACCGCGGGCTGTCGGCCCATTGATCGCCTCCGGGGTGCGCGTCACGCGCTGA
- a CDS encoding NAD(P)/FAD-dependent oxidoreductase, whose translation MSAPIPAYDLDLRSDPAVIDRALRGAKNVSFWLDDPRRPAARPALSGDVSADLLVVGGGYCGLWTALLAKEREPDLEVVLVEGKEVGWAASGRNGGFVEASLTHGSENGERYFPAELETLDRLGMENWVEFAADLKRHGIEAEYEATGVLTVATEPHQVSALREAAGEHSEFLDEGALRRYVTSPLFRGGLFERDGEALVHPALLAWGLKQACLSLGVKIYERTPVRGLSDERDRVRATATGGVVSARRVVLATNGFPSLLRRNRFRTIPVYDYALMTEPLSEQQLEAIGWTERFGMTDSSRQFHYYRKSADNRILWGGYDAVYHPGGRIKPSYDVRDETFRRLADHFLRTFPQLGDITFTHAWGGMIDMSSRLVAFHGTAMGDKVAYSSGFTGLGVAATRFAAKVMLELLDGADTEITRTRLVRTKPLPIPPEPVASAAVAVIKREIVRSDRNGGRDGVILKVADALGYSFDS comes from the coding sequence GTGTCCGCACCGATTCCCGCCTACGACCTCGACCTCCGCAGCGACCCCGCCGTCATCGACCGTGCGCTCCGCGGTGCGAAGAACGTCTCGTTCTGGCTCGACGACCCGCGCCGGCCCGCCGCGCGACCGGCGCTGTCGGGCGACGTCAGCGCCGACCTTCTGGTCGTGGGCGGTGGCTACTGCGGCCTGTGGACCGCTCTCCTGGCGAAGGAGCGCGAGCCGGACCTCGAGGTGGTCCTCGTGGAGGGCAAGGAGGTGGGCTGGGCCGCGAGCGGACGCAACGGCGGTTTCGTCGAGGCGAGCCTGACGCATGGCTCCGAGAACGGCGAGCGGTACTTCCCGGCCGAACTCGAGACCCTGGACCGGCTCGGGATGGAGAACTGGGTCGAATTCGCCGCCGACCTGAAGCGGCACGGCATCGAGGCGGAGTACGAAGCGACCGGCGTCCTGACCGTCGCCACCGAACCGCATCAGGTCTCCGCGCTCCGGGAGGCGGCCGGAGAGCACAGCGAGTTCCTGGACGAGGGTGCGCTCCGGCGCTACGTGACGTCGCCGCTCTTCCGCGGGGGACTCTTCGAACGCGACGGCGAGGCCCTGGTCCATCCCGCGCTGCTGGCGTGGGGACTCAAGCAGGCGTGCCTGAGTCTTGGCGTGAAGATCTACGAGCGCACTCCGGTGCGCGGGCTGTCGGACGAGCGCGATCGCGTGCGTGCGACGGCCACCGGCGGTGTCGTGTCGGCGCGACGCGTCGTGCTGGCCACCAACGGCTTCCCGTCGCTTCTGCGCCGGAACCGGTTCCGCACCATCCCCGTCTACGACTATGCGCTGATGACGGAGCCGCTGAGCGAGCAGCAGCTGGAGGCGATCGGCTGGACGGAGCGCTTCGGGATGACCGACTCCTCCCGCCAGTTCCACTACTACCGGAAGTCGGCCGACAACCGGATCCTCTGGGGCGGCTACGACGCCGTGTACCATCCCGGCGGCCGGATCAAGCCGTCGTACGACGTGCGGGACGAGACGTTCCGGCGCCTCGCCGACCACTTCCTGCGGACGTTCCCGCAGCTCGGTGACATCACGTTCACGCACGCGTGGGGCGGCATGATCGACATGTCCAGTCGGCTGGTGGCATTCCACGGCACGGCGATGGGAGACAAAGTCGCCTACAGCAGCGGCTTCACCGGCCTCGGCGTCGCGGCCACCCGCTTTGCGGCGAAGGTGATGCTCGAGCTGCTCGACGGCGCGGACACCGAGATCACCCGGACGCGGCTGGTGCGGACCAAACCGCTCCCCATCCCTCCGGAGCCGGTCGCTTCGGCGGCCGTCGCGGTGATCAAGCGGGAGATCGTCCGTTCCGACCGGAACGGCGGTCGCGACGGCGTGATCCTGAAGGTGGCGGACGCCCTGGGATACTCGTTCGATTCGTGA
- a CDS encoding purine-cytosine permease family protein → MTTSPTVGIAPADAQHVSVTSVESGGIEAIPPERRHGSPWQLFATWTAPNLEFATIFVGVIAVAFFGLGFWQSMTALVFGTALGALTQGILSTWGPREGLAQMVIGRTAFGSRGNILPSALNTVMAGLGWFAVNSVSGAFALTTLTGMPAVLSLLIVVVVEVVVAFIGHDLVQLFERYATYILGAIFLVATITVFAHANLGAPVKGGGFSFAGWTLTAAAAFGYAAGWNPYASDYSRYLPANSSRRAIGWAAGLGNFISCVVLMAAGAAAATIAGFNPDDPTASFTAHMPVVIRDLTLLAIAVGAIAANALNIYSGAMSFLAAGIKIPFAWRRAIVALGFGVIGFFIAWSALPDAGAKYENFLLVIAYWIAPWLGVVLTDRLLRRGTEIASLVTSHANYRNPAGWISLLVAGAVSIWLFSAQTFYTGPIAAAAPIGDLTPLVGFVLAAALYWILFRAFKVRLGASLATEPSVIVGVDAADTVA, encoded by the coding sequence ATGACCACTTCCCCCACGGTAGGGATAGCGCCCGCCGACGCGCAGCATGTCAGCGTCACCAGCGTCGAATCGGGCGGCATCGAAGCCATTCCGCCGGAGCGCCGGCACGGTTCTCCATGGCAGCTTTTCGCCACCTGGACCGCCCCGAATCTCGAGTTCGCGACGATCTTCGTCGGCGTGATAGCGGTGGCGTTCTTCGGGCTGGGCTTCTGGCAGTCGATGACCGCGCTCGTCTTCGGCACGGCGCTCGGCGCCCTCACCCAGGGCATCCTGTCGACCTGGGGTCCCCGTGAGGGGCTCGCCCAGATGGTGATCGGCCGCACGGCATTCGGCAGCCGCGGCAACATCCTGCCGTCGGCCCTGAACACGGTGATGGCCGGGCTCGGTTGGTTCGCGGTCAACTCCGTCAGCGGCGCTTTCGCACTCACCACACTGACCGGGATGCCCGCCGTGCTGTCGCTGCTGATCGTCGTCGTCGTCGAGGTGGTCGTCGCCTTCATCGGCCACGACCTGGTGCAGCTCTTCGAGCGGTACGCGACCTACATCCTGGGAGCGATCTTCCTGGTCGCGACGATCACCGTGTTCGCGCATGCGAACCTCGGCGCTCCGGTCAAGGGCGGCGGCTTCAGCTTCGCGGGCTGGACTCTGACCGCCGCTGCCGCGTTCGGCTATGCCGCGGGGTGGAACCCCTACGCGTCCGACTACAGCCGGTACCTTCCCGCGAACTCCAGCCGCCGGGCGATCGGCTGGGCGGCCGGTCTCGGCAACTTCATCAGCTGCGTCGTGCTCATGGCCGCGGGCGCGGCGGCGGCGACGATCGCGGGATTCAACCCCGACGATCCGACGGCCTCATTCACCGCCCACATGCCGGTCGTCATCCGCGACCTCACCCTGCTCGCCATCGCCGTGGGGGCGATCGCGGCGAACGCGCTCAACATCTACTCCGGGGCGATGTCGTTCCTCGCCGCCGGCATCAAGATACCGTTCGCCTGGCGCCGTGCGATCGTCGCGCTCGGCTTCGGCGTCATCGGGTTCTTCATCGCGTGGAGCGCTCTGCCGGACGCGGGAGCGAAGTACGAGAACTTCCTCCTCGTCATCGCCTACTGGATCGCGCCGTGGCTCGGCGTCGTCCTCACCGACCGACTCCTGCGCCGTGGCACCGAGATAGCGAGCCTGGTCACGAGCCACGCGAATTACCGCAACCCGGCGGGTTGGATCTCGCTCCTGGTCGCGGGCGCGGTGTCGATCTGGCTGTTCTCGGCTCAGACGTTCTACACGGGCCCGATCGCAGCGGCAGCGCCGATCGGCGACCTGACGCCGCTCGTCGGGTTCGTGCTCGCGGCCGCGCTCTACTGGATCCTGTTCCGCGCCTTCAAGGTCCGGCTCGGCGCCTCTCTCGCGACGGAACCGTCGGTGATCGTCGGGGTGGACGCCGCGGACACGGTCGCGTGA
- a CDS encoding flavin-containing monooxygenase, which produces MSAHALPPRVPAVVIGAGPAGLAAAAELKRAGVDAVVIDRADRVGASWAGHYDRLHLHTARRLSGLPGLRIPRRYGRWVARDDVLRYLAQYAAVHDLDIRLGVAALSVERPEDQWRVAWSRGDERGVIAADTVVVATGYNHSPKMSDWPGLGDYSGTVLHSSAYRNPALLGARDVLVVGPGNSGAEIAADLAEAGVTVSLAVRTPPNIVRRAVLGIPSQALILSMAPLPLKAQDALAGALQRVAVGDLRAYGIPKAPRGIATQQARDDVTPTLDVGLLRALKAGHVTVVAAVSRFTPDAVVLADGTELHPDAVVLATGFRRGLESLVGGLGVLSPNGRPLINADAQLPAYPGLFFLGYSNPLTGNLRQLGIDARKIAAATTSTIESDR; this is translated from the coding sequence GTGAGCGCCCACGCCCTCCCCCCTCGTGTTCCGGCGGTGGTGATCGGGGCCGGCCCCGCCGGTCTCGCCGCTGCCGCCGAACTGAAGCGCGCGGGCGTCGACGCTGTCGTCATCGACCGGGCCGACCGGGTCGGGGCGAGCTGGGCCGGCCATTACGACCGCCTCCATCTGCACACTGCGCGCAGGCTCTCCGGACTGCCCGGCCTCCGCATCCCGCGCCGCTACGGTCGCTGGGTCGCGCGCGACGACGTGCTGCGCTACCTCGCCCAGTACGCCGCCGTGCACGATCTCGACATCCGACTCGGAGTCGCCGCTCTGTCTGTCGAGCGGCCGGAGGACCAGTGGCGGGTCGCCTGGAGCAGAGGAGACGAACGCGGCGTGATCGCGGCCGACACCGTCGTCGTCGCGACCGGCTACAACCACAGCCCGAAGATGTCCGATTGGCCCGGGCTGGGCGATTACTCCGGCACGGTCCTGCATTCGAGCGCGTACCGGAACCCCGCATTGCTCGGAGCTCGCGACGTGCTCGTCGTCGGGCCGGGCAACAGCGGAGCGGAGATCGCCGCCGACCTCGCAGAGGCAGGTGTCACGGTTTCCCTGGCGGTTCGTACGCCGCCCAACATCGTGCGACGCGCCGTGCTGGGCATCCCCAGCCAGGCACTCATCCTGTCGATGGCGCCGCTCCCCCTGAAGGCGCAGGATGCGCTCGCCGGCGCGCTTCAACGAGTGGCTGTCGGCGACCTGCGCGCGTACGGCATCCCGAAGGCGCCACGCGGGATCGCCACCCAACAGGCCCGCGACGATGTCACGCCGACGCTCGACGTGGGTCTCCTGCGGGCCCTCAAGGCCGGTCACGTCACGGTCGTGGCGGCCGTCTCGAGGTTCACCCCGGATGCCGTGGTTCTCGCCGACGGCACCGAACTGCATCCCGACGCCGTCGTCCTCGCGACCGGGTTCCGCCGCGGCCTCGAGTCGCTGGTCGGCGGTCTCGGCGTTCTCTCCCCCAACGGTCGTCCGCTGATCAACGCGGACGCTCAACTGCCCGCCTACCCGGGCCTGTTCTTCCTCGGATACTCGAATCCGCTGACAGGCAACCTCCGCCAGCTCGGGATCGACGCCAGAAAGATCGCCGCTGCGACGACGAGCACCATCGAGTCGGACCGGTGA